A window of the Bradyrhizobium diazoefficiens genome harbors these coding sequences:
- a CDS encoding DUF3141 domain-containing protein — protein MSMETPNLPGGPLSGLVASGIEYMVDAGQRSVLFLDIMRQRGDQYREHVAQTAPHVLQYAAELIIDGRKLDEPVNYALVRIIPPKGVEIDLERRPFIVVDPRAGHGPGIGGFKADSEIGVAMKAGHPCYFVGFLPDPMPGQTIERIARAEALFIEKVVSLHPQADGKPCVIGNCQAGWAVMILASLRPEMFGPLIIAGAPLAYWEGVHGKYPMRYSGGLLGGSWLTALTSDLGGGKFDGAWLVQNFENQNPSNTLWTKQYNVYSKVDTEADRYLEFERWWGGHVNLNAEEIQFIVDELFVGNNLAAGNIKMSDGAIVDLRNIRSPIVVFCSAGDNVTPPQQALNWILDCYADVDEIRAYGQTIVYTVHETVGHLGIFVSGGVAKKEHAEFSSNIDLIDVLPPGLYEATFEARGSDTLNAYLAVGQWVMRCEARTLDDIRAMGGNSPEDERRFAAAKRVSELNLAAYQKFVQPWVKSMVTPQMAEWARNMHPLRLQYEAFSSQNPWMSAVKSAAEKVEDNRKPVAKDNPFLAFQEQMSKQIVHALDSWRDSQERLSEAIFLNVYGSPTLQAAVGIDPKSEPSRRREMPAEHRAMLDKRIAELKSKIGEGGLREAAIRALLYVGSARGMVDERSIEALRRLRRDQAGARLTLPEFKMLVREQFFMLVLDREGAVAAIPKILPEDINRRRAAIEAVREVLSASEDITGESANRMKRVAELFGVDAGGEPASNVAPFDPKARAS, from the coding sequence ATGTCGATGGAAACTCCAAACCTGCCAGGCGGACCCCTATCCGGCCTTGTCGCCTCGGGAATCGAATACATGGTCGATGCGGGGCAGCGCAGCGTGCTGTTTCTGGACATCATGCGCCAACGCGGCGACCAGTACCGGGAGCATGTCGCGCAAACGGCTCCGCACGTCCTGCAATATGCCGCGGAATTGATCATCGACGGGCGCAAGTTGGACGAGCCGGTCAACTACGCGCTGGTCCGCATTATTCCGCCCAAGGGCGTCGAGATCGATCTCGAGCGGCGTCCATTCATCGTGGTCGATCCGCGTGCCGGGCACGGTCCTGGAATTGGCGGGTTCAAGGCAGACAGCGAGATCGGCGTTGCGATGAAGGCTGGGCATCCCTGCTACTTCGTCGGCTTCCTGCCGGATCCGATGCCGGGACAGACCATCGAGCGCATCGCGCGCGCCGAAGCGCTATTCATCGAGAAGGTCGTTAGCCTCCATCCCCAGGCTGACGGCAAGCCGTGCGTGATTGGCAACTGCCAGGCCGGCTGGGCTGTCATGATTCTGGCCTCGCTGCGACCAGAAATGTTCGGACCGTTGATCATCGCCGGCGCGCCGCTCGCCTATTGGGAGGGCGTCCATGGCAAATATCCAATGCGCTATTCGGGCGGCCTGTTGGGCGGGAGCTGGCTCACCGCGCTGACCAGCGATCTCGGGGGTGGCAAGTTCGACGGCGCTTGGTTGGTGCAGAACTTCGAGAACCAGAATCCCTCGAACACGCTCTGGACCAAGCAATACAACGTTTATTCCAAGGTCGACACCGAAGCCGATCGCTATCTTGAGTTCGAGCGCTGGTGGGGCGGACACGTCAACCTGAACGCGGAGGAAATCCAGTTCATCGTCGATGAATTGTTCGTCGGCAACAACCTCGCCGCCGGAAACATCAAGATGTCCGATGGCGCAATCGTGGATCTGCGCAACATCAGATCGCCGATCGTGGTGTTCTGCTCGGCGGGCGACAACGTCACGCCGCCGCAGCAGGCGCTCAACTGGATCCTCGATTGCTATGCCGACGTCGACGAGATCAGGGCTTACGGTCAAACCATCGTCTATACCGTTCACGAAACCGTCGGTCATCTCGGTATTTTCGTGTCGGGCGGCGTCGCCAAGAAGGAGCACGCCGAGTTCTCCAGCAATATCGATCTGATCGACGTGCTTCCGCCGGGGCTCTATGAAGCGACTTTTGAGGCGAGAGGATCGGACACTCTCAATGCCTATCTCGCCGTCGGCCAATGGGTCATGCGCTGCGAGGCGCGGACGCTCGACGACATCCGCGCCATGGGCGGCAATTCCCCGGAGGACGAGCGGCGATTCGCGGCTGCCAAGCGGGTCTCCGAGCTCAATCTCGCTGCCTACCAGAAGTTCGTCCAGCCCTGGGTCAAATCCATGGTGACGCCCCAGATGGCGGAGTGGGCGCGCAACATGCACCCGCTGCGGCTGCAATACGAGGCCTTCAGCAGCCAAAATCCATGGATGTCCGCGGTGAAGTCGGCCGCCGAGAAGGTCGAGGACAACCGCAAGCCGGTCGCGAAGGACAATCCCTTTTTGGCGTTCCAGGAGCAGATGTCCAAACAGATCGTTCATGCGCTGGATAGCTGGCGGGACTCGCAGGAGAGGCTGAGCGAGGCGATCTTCCTCAACGTATACGGTTCGCCCACACTTCAAGCTGCGGTCGGGATCGACCCGAAATCCGAGCCGTCGCGCCGGCGCGAAATGCCGGCTGAACACCGCGCGATGCTCGACAAGCGGATTGCCGAGCTGAAATCGAAGATCGGCGAAGGTGGCCTTCGCGAAGCTGCCATTCGTGCACTGCTTTATGTGGGCTCGGCGCGCGGCATGGTCGATGAGCGGAGCATCGAGGCGCTTCGCCGACTTCGCCGCGATCAGGCAGGAGCGCGGCTGACGCTGCCCGAATTCAAGATGCTGGTGCGCGAGCAATTCTTCATGCTGGTGCTCGATCGGGAAGGGGCCGTGGCCGCCATCCCGAAGATCTTGCCCGAAGACATTAACCGGCGCCGCGCGGCAATCGAGGCAGTACGAGAGGTATTGTCCGCAAGCGAGGACATCACCGGTGAGAGCGCGAACCGAATGAAGCGCGTCGCTGAACTCTTCGGTGTGGATGCGGGAGGGGAGCCGGCTTCGAACGTCGCCCCTTTCGATCCGAAGGCAAGGGCGTCGTAA
- a CDS encoding MaoC family dehydratase, translating to MRIFSDFDEIKSAIGTEIGVSDWVEVSQDRINQFAEATCDEQWIHVDQERAKKELPGGTTIAHGLLSLALAPLFIRSVISLKGLRNTLNYGADRIRYLAPVPSGSKLRGRVTVAEAEDVPPDGLRVNYHLVIEIEGGKKPACIAELIALHYR from the coding sequence ATGCGGATATTCAGCGATTTCGACGAGATCAAATCCGCCATTGGCACGGAGATCGGCGTCAGCGATTGGGTCGAGGTGTCGCAGGATCGGATCAACCAGTTTGCCGAGGCAACCTGCGATGAGCAATGGATCCATGTCGATCAGGAGCGTGCTAAAAAAGAGCTGCCCGGCGGCACCACCATCGCCCACGGGCTCTTGTCGCTGGCGCTTGCGCCGCTGTTTATCCGCTCGGTGATCAGCTTGAAGGGCCTGCGCAACACCCTGAACTACGGCGCGGACCGGATACGGTATCTGGCGCCGGTGCCGTCGGGCTCCAAGCTCCGCGGCCGCGTCACGGTCGCGGAAGCCGAGGACGTGCCGCCGGATGGCCTGCGCGTGAACTACCATCTCGTGATCGAGATCGAAGGCGGCAAGAAGCCCGCCTGCATCGCCGAGCTGATCGCCCTGCACTATCGCTGA
- a CDS encoding 3-oxoacid CoA-transferase subunit B — translation MDAQTIIARRVAKELRSGNLVNLGIGIPTLVANYIPSDLKVFFQSENGLIGTGPIPEQGMAHPTLTDAGGKPISALPGACTFDSAMSFGLIRGGHVDVTVLGGLQVDAHGHLANWMIPGKMVPGMGGAMDLVTGAKRVIVAMQHAAKGKSKIVARCTLPLTSARPVNLVVTDMAVIAFPDGKATLLETAPGISVGEVLAVTEAELVVPDSVPEMKL, via the coding sequence ATGGATGCACAGACCATCATCGCCCGACGCGTCGCCAAGGAGTTGAGGAGCGGCAACCTCGTCAATCTCGGCATCGGCATTCCGACGCTGGTCGCGAATTACATCCCATCCGACCTGAAGGTGTTCTTCCAGTCGGAGAACGGCCTGATCGGCACCGGACCGATCCCTGAGCAGGGCATGGCGCATCCGACGTTGACTGACGCCGGAGGCAAGCCGATCAGCGCTCTGCCCGGGGCCTGCACATTTGACAGCGCGATGTCGTTCGGATTGATCCGCGGCGGCCATGTCGATGTCACTGTGCTCGGCGGTCTCCAGGTCGATGCGCACGGCCATCTCGCCAATTGGATGATTCCCGGCAAGATGGTGCCGGGCATGGGCGGGGCGATGGATCTGGTCACCGGCGCCAAGCGGGTCATCGTCGCTATGCAGCACGCCGCCAAGGGCAAGTCGAAGATCGTCGCAAGATGCACGCTGCCGCTGACGTCGGCGCGGCCGGTAAACCTGGTTGTGACGGACATGGCCGTGATCGCCTTCCCGGACGGGAAGGCGACGCTGCTGGAAACCGCGCCTGGCATCAGCGTTGGCGAAGTCCTGGCGGTGACCGAGGCCGAGCTTGTCGTCCCCGACAGCGTTCCAGAAATGAAGCTGTGA
- a CDS encoding acetate/propionate family kinase, whose protein sequence is MDTILVVNAGSSSVKFQVFSVEGEGTLRRQIKGQMDGIGSRPRLRASGAGGDSLADRAYPIEAVPDVPAAMRVAGDWLRDELRIQPIAVGHRVVHGGPDYARPVLIDHGVVARLERFVSLAPLHQPHNLAPIRSILANFPALPQVACFDTAFHRTHSAVADHYAIPHHLHAEGVRRYGFHGLSYEYIAKTLLQIAPEIAKRRVIVAHLGSGASMCALRDGQSIESTMGFTALDGLPMGTRPGQLDPGVVLYLISEKGMSASNVQNFLYRDCGLRGLSGVSNDMRELEASQESKAKLAIDYFVYRIGLSSGMLAAALQGLDAFVFTAGIGENSANIRARVAEQLGWLGVAVDAAENARHSRLISRLNSTIPVYVVPTDEELMIAQHTLSLLMNSQSPNPRHERVS, encoded by the coding sequence ATGGACACGATCCTTGTCGTCAACGCGGGCTCCTCCAGCGTCAAGTTCCAGGTGTTCTCTGTCGAGGGCGAGGGCACGTTGCGGCGCCAAATCAAGGGGCAGATGGACGGCATCGGCAGCCGCCCGCGCTTGCGCGCGAGCGGCGCGGGTGGAGATTCTTTGGCCGACCGCGCCTATCCGATCGAGGCGGTCCCGGACGTTCCGGCTGCGATGCGAGTTGCGGGCGACTGGCTGCGAGACGAACTCCGCATCCAGCCGATCGCCGTCGGCCATCGTGTCGTGCATGGCGGGCCTGACTATGCACGTCCGGTTCTGATCGACCACGGCGTGGTGGCGCGCCTCGAGCGCTTCGTCAGCCTTGCCCCGCTGCATCAGCCGCACAATCTGGCGCCGATCCGTTCGATCCTTGCTAATTTCCCTGCGCTGCCGCAGGTCGCATGCTTCGATACCGCGTTTCACCGTACGCACAGTGCGGTCGCCGATCATTATGCGATCCCGCATCACCTCCACGCCGAGGGCGTGCGGCGCTACGGCTTCCACGGACTATCCTACGAATACATTGCGAAGACCCTGCTGCAGATCGCGCCCGAGATCGCCAAACGCCGGGTCATCGTCGCCCATCTCGGCAGTGGTGCATCGATGTGCGCGCTGAGGGATGGACAGAGCATCGAGAGCACCATGGGTTTCACGGCGCTCGACGGACTGCCGATGGGAACGCGCCCGGGTCAACTCGATCCCGGCGTTGTGCTTTATCTCATCTCCGAGAAGGGAATGTCGGCGTCGAACGTGCAGAATTTCCTATATCGCGATTGCGGATTGAGGGGGCTCTCGGGCGTCAGCAACGATATGCGCGAGCTGGAAGCCAGCCAAGAGTCCAAGGCGAAGCTGGCTATCGACTATTTTGTTTATCGGATCGGCCTCAGCTCAGGCATGCTTGCGGCCGCTTTGCAGGGCTTGGATGCCTTCGTGTTCACGGCCGGCATTGGCGAGAATTCTGCAAACATCCGTGCACGCGTGGCAGAGCAGCTCGGCTGGCTCGGTGTTGCGGTCGATGCAGCCGAGAATGCGCGTCATTCGCGACTGATATCGCGGCTCAACAGTACCATCCCCGTTTACGTGGTGCCGACCGACGAGGAACTGATGATCGCGCAGCACACGTTGTCGCTGCTGATGAACAGCCAATCGCCCAACCCAAGACATGAGAGGGTGTCATGA
- a CDS encoding helix-turn-helix domain-containing protein yields the protein MFVRITADPLPCANSLRDFGMTSISNPMVSLIEFAYKKGKEVYGEKEPAEYVYQIRSGAVRSHKLLSDGRRQIGAFHLAGDIFGLENGNEHRFTAEAIVDTTVRLIKRQSLEMAAESDAMVARNLLSMTTINLQHAEDHMLLLGRKTSLERVAAFLLEMDKRLTAAGIMALPMSRRDIADYLGLTLETVSRALSRLHELKVLGFIGSTQRQIVLLDRPQLASLDLQA from the coding sequence ATGTTTGTACGCATCACGGCCGATCCGCTGCCTTGCGCCAATTCGCTCCGTGATTTCGGAATGACCAGCATCTCGAATCCGATGGTCAGCTTGATCGAATTTGCCTACAAAAAGGGCAAAGAGGTTTACGGTGAAAAGGAGCCGGCTGAGTACGTCTATCAGATCAGATCTGGCGCAGTGCGAAGCCACAAGCTCCTGTCGGATGGCCGGCGTCAGATCGGCGCGTTTCACCTCGCCGGCGACATTTTTGGACTGGAGAACGGCAACGAGCACCGATTCACGGCTGAGGCCATCGTGGACACCACCGTTCGCCTCATCAAGCGTCAAAGTCTGGAGATGGCGGCCGAAAGCGACGCAATGGTCGCGCGCAACCTGCTCAGCATGACCACAATCAATCTGCAGCATGCGGAAGATCACATGCTTCTGCTCGGCCGCAAGACCTCGCTGGAGCGGGTCGCGGCGTTCTTGCTCGAGATGGACAAGCGTTTGACGGCAGCTGGCATCATGGCGCTGCCGATGTCACGGCGCGATATCGCCGACTATCTGGGCCTCACATTGGAAACCGTATCGCGCGCATTATCGCGGCTGCATGAGCTCAAGGTCCTCGGCTTCATCGGCAGCACCCAGCGCCAGATCGTGCTGCTCGACCGGCCCCAACTCGCTAGTCTCGATCTTCAGGCTTGA
- a CDS encoding CoA transferase subunit A: MKAISVEEAVAMIPPGASVMVGGFMGVGTPERLLDEVVRQQKNGLSLICNDAALPGKGVGKLFDAALVSRLTATHIGLNPKAQQQMLASQIAVDLVPQGTFVERIRAGGCGLGGILTATGVGTLVAEGKRQIEVDGKSFLLETALRAQFALVHAFLADYLGNLAYALTSRNFNPVMAMAADTVIVTAEHIVPVGVIAPDHVVTPAPLVDYLITNG; encoded by the coding sequence ATGAAGGCCATTTCCGTCGAAGAAGCCGTTGCGATGATCCCGCCCGGCGCCAGCGTCATGGTCGGCGGGTTCATGGGGGTCGGGACACCGGAGCGCCTGCTCGATGAAGTGGTCCGGCAGCAAAAGAACGGCCTTTCGCTGATCTGCAACGACGCCGCGCTTCCGGGCAAAGGTGTCGGCAAATTGTTCGACGCGGCGTTGGTCTCGCGCCTGACCGCGACGCATATCGGCCTCAACCCGAAGGCGCAGCAGCAGATGCTGGCGAGCCAGATCGCCGTCGATCTCGTTCCGCAAGGAACTTTCGTCGAGCGAATTCGCGCAGGCGGATGCGGCCTCGGCGGCATTCTGACAGCAACGGGCGTCGGCACACTGGTCGCGGAAGGCAAGCGCCAGATCGAAGTCGACGGCAAATCATTCCTGCTCGAGACAGCGTTGCGGGCTCAGTTCGCGCTGGTACATGCCTTTCTCGCCGACTATCTGGGCAACCTTGCCTACGCACTGACGTCCCGCAATTTCAATCCGGTCATGGCCATGGCGGCCGACACCGTAATCGTGACGGCAGAGCACATCGTGCCCGTGGGCGTCATCGCGCCCGACCATGTCGTGACGCCGGCGCCGCTCGTCGACTACCTCATTACGAACGGGTGA
- a CDS encoding phosphate acetyltransferase, whose translation MSVDTTKMQSGTKYDRLIAAAKAVPPTPTIVVHPCDETSLRGAVDSASAGIIRPILVGPEGKIRDTASKHGLDVSGYEVVDAAHSDESAAKGVELIHAAKGEMLMKGSLHTDELMRAVTAKTGGLRSDRRISHVFVMDVPAYAETIFVTDAAINIFPDLDAKRDIIQNAIDLYNQAGFGKSPRVAILSAVETVTSKIPSTIEAAALCKMADRGQITGGVLDGPLAFDNAIDPEAARIKGIKSEVAGRGQILVVPDLESGNMLAKNLAYFAKADGAGIVLGARVPVVLTSRADSARSRMASCAVAALYAHARQQKSPTVAA comes from the coding sequence ATGTCGGTTGACACGACGAAGATGCAGTCCGGCACCAAGTACGACCGCCTAATCGCGGCGGCCAAGGCCGTGCCGCCAACGCCGACCATCGTGGTGCATCCCTGTGATGAGACCTCGCTCCGTGGCGCTGTCGACAGCGCGAGCGCTGGTATCATCCGGCCGATCCTGGTCGGGCCCGAAGGGAAGATCAGGGACACGGCGAGCAAGCATGGCCTCGACGTCTCGGGCTACGAGGTTGTCGATGCGGCACATAGCGATGAGTCGGCCGCCAAAGGCGTCGAACTGATCCATGCGGCCAAAGGCGAAATGCTGATGAAGGGCAGCCTGCATACAGATGAACTGATGCGCGCCGTCACCGCAAAGACGGGCGGCCTGCGCAGCGATCGGCGCATCAGCCACGTGTTCGTCATGGACGTGCCGGCGTATGCTGAGACAATCTTCGTCACCGACGCGGCCATCAACATTTTTCCGGACCTCGACGCCAAGCGGGACATCATCCAGAACGCAATCGATCTCTACAACCAAGCCGGCTTTGGCAAATCGCCGCGGGTGGCAATTCTGTCGGCGGTCGAGACGGTCACCTCCAAGATTCCATCGACGATCGAGGCGGCGGCGCTCTGCAAGATGGCCGATCGCGGGCAGATCACAGGTGGCGTGCTCGATGGTCCGCTGGCGTTCGACAATGCAATCGACCCCGAGGCCGCGCGGATCAAGGGCATCAAATCCGAAGTCGCCGGTCGTGGGCAGATCCTGGTCGTACCCGACCTCGAATCCGGCAACATGCTGGCGAAGAATCTCGCTTATTTCGCTAAGGCCGATGGCGCCGGTATCGTGCTCGGCGCCCGGGTACCGGTCGTGCTCACGTCCCGTGCCGATTCGGCGCGCTCGCGAATGGCGTCTTGCGCAGTGGCCGCGCTCTATGCGCACGCGCGGCAGCAAAAATCGCCAACGGTCGCCGCGTGA
- the fabI gene encoding enoyl-ACP reductase FabI codes for MIPAFPDSKVALKGKKGLVVGIANDQSIAWGCARAFRALGADLAVTYLNERAKKHVEPLAQALEAPIFMPLDVMVEGQTEQVFERIANEWGQLDFLLHSIAFSPKEALHGRVVDVNRDGFLKTMDVSCWSFLRMAHLAEPLMKNGGTMFTMTYYGSQMVVENYNIMGVAKAALEAAVRYAAAELGPKGIRVHAISPGPLATRAASGIPEFDELMDKAQSKAPARSLVSIDDVGNATAFLALDGAKLITGGVLYVDGGYHIID; via the coding sequence ATGATCCCCGCATTCCCGGATAGCAAAGTCGCCCTGAAGGGCAAGAAAGGCCTCGTCGTCGGCATCGCCAACGATCAATCCATCGCCTGGGGCTGCGCACGGGCGTTTCGCGCGCTCGGCGCCGATCTCGCCGTCACCTACCTCAATGAACGCGCCAAGAAGCATGTCGAGCCGCTGGCGCAGGCGCTGGAAGCCCCGATCTTCATGCCGCTGGATGTCATGGTCGAAGGCCAGACGGAGCAGGTGTTCGAGCGCATCGCAAATGAATGGGGCCAGCTCGACTTCCTGCTGCACTCGATCGCCTTCTCGCCGAAGGAGGCATTGCATGGTCGCGTCGTGGATGTGAACCGCGACGGCTTCCTCAAGACGATGGATGTCTCGTGCTGGTCATTCCTGCGGATGGCCCATCTTGCCGAGCCGCTGATGAAGAACGGCGGCACGATGTTCACGATGACCTATTACGGCAGCCAGATGGTGGTGGAGAACTACAACATCATGGGTGTGGCGAAGGCGGCGCTCGAAGCGGCCGTTCGATATGCTGCGGCGGAACTGGGGCCGAAGGGCATCCGTGTGCACGCGATCTCGCCCGGACCGCTCGCCACACGTGCGGCCTCAGGCATTCCGGAGTTCGACGAACTGATGGACAAGGCCCAGTCGAAGGCACCGGCGCGCAGCCTCGTCAGCATCGACGACGTCGGCAACGCCACCGCATTCCTGGCGCTCGACGGCGCCAAGCTCATCACCGGCGGCGTTCTTTATGTCGATGGCGGCTATCACATCATCGATTGA
- a CDS encoding potassium channel family protein yields the protein MALQFLTGIIVSVINIIIHALATVGVVGLARSAGLQQTSWPRWHLMTVMVGTAAALMVAHTLEIFVWALAYAVVGAAPEGSDLLYFAFVNYTTLGYGDITPVPAWRLTGPMTAMNGILMFGWSTAVLFEVLRKTLEHLSAIGAPGFKPEDRD from the coding sequence ATGGCGCTTCAATTCCTGACCGGAATCATTGTCAGCGTGATCAACATCATTATCCACGCTTTGGCGACTGTCGGCGTCGTCGGCCTCGCCCGTTCAGCGGGCTTGCAGCAGACATCATGGCCGAGATGGCATTTGATGACCGTGATGGTCGGAACCGCCGCCGCGCTGATGGTCGCACATACGCTGGAGATCTTCGTCTGGGCGCTCGCCTACGCGGTCGTCGGCGCCGCACCGGAGGGCAGCGATCTTCTCTATTTTGCCTTTGTCAACTACACCACGCTCGGCTACGGCGATATCACGCCCGTGCCAGCCTGGCGGCTGACGGGGCCGATGACCGCGATGAACGGCATCCTGATGTTCGGCTGGTCGACTGCGGTCCTGTTCGAAGTCCTGCGCAAGACGCTGGAGCACCTGTCCGCGATCGGCGCTCCCGGTTTCAAGCCTGAAGATCGAGACTAG